The following coding sequences lie in one Cotesia glomerata isolate CgM1 linkage group LG5, MPM_Cglom_v2.3, whole genome shotgun sequence genomic window:
- the LOC123265018 gene encoding uncharacterized protein LOC123265018: MDKVFGVFDKEYDSNDMYQQIARSIGTNDGILKKIYNNDKAAFDRNLIDKLISLCQKKEYGINDLLELEDIVKLSIFSEYIEEKNIERLSILEKYLDAYLSAICKSKNLNFFMMRNKLLPLLRVKTKPPVGELDILSKGKVIMKYPELVNNRKINNNVDIAHMIRAQQLHVRNSPCEEVTYVDSTNSFGDKQIVLTGPIFTTVATGMINLQNIMLRNDNDMGITVKPFLEVNTVNWDV; this comes from the coding sequence atggaTAAAGTTTTTGGGGTTTTTGATAAAGAATACGACTCTAATGATATGTATCAACAAATAGCACGATCAATTGGTACAAATGATGGtatactcaaaaaaatatacaacaaTGACAAAGCAGCAtttgatagaaatttaatagataaattaatatcgctctgtcaaaaaaaagaatacgGTATAAATGATTTACTCGAACTAGaagatatcgtaaaattgtCCATATTCTCAGAAtacattgaagaaaaaaatatcgaacGTTTGAGTATAttggaaaaatatttagacGCTTATTTATCGGCGAtttgtaaaagtaaaaatttaaacttttttatgatGCGCAATAAATTGCTACCATTATTACGTGTAAAAACAAAACCACCGGTTGGTGAGTTGGACATACTATCAAAGGGTAAAGTTATTATGAAGTACCCGGAATTAGTTAATAatcgtaaaattaataacaacgTTGATATTGCTCACATGATACGCGCACAGCAATTACACGTACGTAATTCTCCGTGTGAAGAAGTAACTTATGTTGATTCTACTAATTCATTTGGTGACAAACAAATCGTGTTAACTGGGCCTATTTTTACAACTGTTGCTACAGGCAtgattaatttacaaaatattatgTTAAGAAATGATAATGATATGGGAATTACTGTCAAGCCATTTTTGGAAGTCAATACCGTTAATTGGGATGTTTGA